Proteins co-encoded in one Thamnophis elegans isolate rThaEle1 chromosome 1, rThaEle1.pri, whole genome shotgun sequence genomic window:
- the FLRT2 gene encoding leucine-rich repeat transmembrane protein FLRT2, whose protein sequence is MGPWTRMWPMDRFAFLKSRLVFFLGLYVQFSKALACPTVCRCDRNFVYCNERSLTSVPLGIPEGVTILYLHNNQINNAGFPAELHNVQSVHTVYLYGNQLDEFPMNLPKNVRVLHLQENNIQTISRAALAQLLKLEELHLDDNSISTVGVEDGAFREAVSLKLLFLSKNHLSSVPVGLPMDLQELRVDENRIAIISDMAFQNLTSLERLIVDGNLLTNKGIADGTFSHLSKLKEFSIIRNSLTYPPPDLPGTNLLRLYLQDNQISHIPLSAFSNLHLLERLDISNNQLRMLSKGVFDNLRSLKQLTARNNPWLCDCSIKWVTEWLKLIPSSLNVRGFMCQGPEQVRGMAVRELNMNMLSCPTTTPDASFVTHVPTTSLPTTMASTSSHLTPSSKQTSVLLAPTITTIPTVPERNDEEKMTFPTVERFQLFIHVVNGSCIQVSWHSLFNVMAYKLTWVKMGHSLEGGIIQERIVTDKRQNISLTNLEPKSTYRICLVPLDDFNNYRIGEDTVCSEGTTKASLLNNGSNSASSHEQTTSHNLGSPFLLAGLIGGAVVFVLVVLLSIFCWHMHKKGRYTSQKWKYNRGRRKDDYCEAGTKKDNSILEMTETSFQIVSLNNDQLLKGDFRLQPIYTPNGGINYTDCHIPNNMRYCNSSVSDLEHCHT, encoded by the coding sequence TTGTAATGAACGAAGCTTGACCTCAGTGCCTCTTGGAATACCGGAGGGTGTAACCATACTCTACCTCCACAATAACCAAATTAATAATGCTGGATTTCCTGCAGAACTTCACAATGTCCAGTCTGTGCACACAGTCTACCTGTATGGCAACCAGCTAGACGAGTTCCCTATGAATCTCCCCAAGAATGTCAGGGTTCtccacctgcaagaaaacaacatccAGACCATTTCTCGGGCTGCTCTGGCACAACTCTTGAAACTGGAAGAGCTTCATCTGGATGATAATTCTATCTCTACTGTTGGAGTGGAGGATGGGGCATTCCGGGAAGCTGTTAGCCTCAAGCTTCTGTTCTTATCCAAGAATCACTTAAGCAGTGTACCAGTTGGCCTTCCAATGGACTTACAAGAACTACGAGTGGATGAAAATAGAATTGCCATCATATCAGACATGGCCTTTCAGAATCTCACAAGTTTGGAACGTCTCATAGTGGATGGTAATCTCCTTACAAATAAAGGCATTGCAGATGGCACCTTTAGCCACTTATCCAAACTTAAGGAATTCTCTATAATAAGGAATTCATTGACATACCCACCTCCCGATCTTCCAGGTACAAATCTACTTAGGCTTTATTTACAGGACAACCAGATATCACACATACCACTTTCAGCCTTTTCAAATCTTCATCTCCTGGAACGACTTGatatttccaacaatcagctccGGATGCTGTCTAAAGGTGTTTTTGACAATCTTCGCAGCCTGAAACAACTGACAGCTAGGAATAATCCCTGGCTATGTGATTGTAGTATTAAATGGGTTACTGAATGGCTCAAAttaattccttcctccctcaatGTCCGAGGATTCATGTGTCAGGGACCAGAACAAGTCCGAGGTATGGCAGTCAGGGAACTCAACATGAACATGTTGTCATGCCCCACAACTACCCCAGATGCCTCATTTGTTACCCATGTTCCCACAACATCTTTGCCAACCACGATGGCCTCTACTTCATCACACTTAACCCCAAGTAGTAAACAAACAAGCGTTCTTCTTGCCCCTACTATAACCACAATCCCCACTGTGCCTGAGAGGAATGATGAAGAAAAAATGACCTTTCCCACTGTTGAACGATTTCAGCTGTTTATCCACGTTGTAAATGGCAGTTGCATCCAAGTGAGCTGGCATTCCCTCTTTAACGTGATGGCCTACAAGCTTACTTGGGTTAAAATGGGTCATAGTCTGGAAGGAGGCATTATTCAGGAACGGATAGTTACTGATAAGAGGCAGAACATCAGCTTGACAAATTTAGAGCCCAAATCTACATATCGGATTTGTTTGGTTCCCTTGGATGATTTTAATAATTACCGCATTGGTGAGGACACTGTGTGCTCAGAAGGCACAACAAAGGCTTCCCTGTTGAATAACGGAAGCAACTCAGCTTCTAGCCACGAACAGACAACTTCTCATAACCTTGGTTCTCCATTTCTGTTAGCAGGCTTAATTGGGGGggctgttgtatttgtgctggtgGTTCTGCTCAGTATCTTCTGCTGGCACATGCACAAAAAAGGACGCTACACCTCTCAGAAGTGGAAATACAACCGTGGGCGACGGAAAGATGACTACTGTGAGGCAGGAACCAAGAAGGACAACTCCATCCTGGAGATGACAGAAACCAGCTTTCAGATTGTCTCCTTAAATAATGATCAGCTCCTTAAAGGAGATTTCAGATTGCAGCCTATATATACCCCAAATGGGGGCATTAACTATACAGACTGCCACATCCCCAACAATATGCGATATTGCAACAGCAGTGTCTCAGACCTGGAACACTGTCATACGTGA